One segment of Dolichospermum sp. DET69 DNA contains the following:
- a CDS encoding threonine--tRNA ligase, whose translation MSPNQETQPAEKIYLPRTSESETLKKIRHTASHIMAMAVQKLFPKAQVTIGPWIENGFYYDFDSPEPFSDKDLKTIQKEMVKIINRKLPLVREEVSREEAQSRIEAIKEPYKLEILGDIKEEPITIYHLGDLWWDLCAGPHLENTSEINPKAIELESVAGAYWRGNENNAQLQRIYATAWETPEQLAEYKRRKEEALRRDHRKLGKELGLFIFSDLVGPGLPLWTPKGTLLKTILEDFLKKEQLKRGYLPVSTPHIARVDLFKTSGHWQKYKEDMFPLMAEDEEARAIEQGFVLKPMNCPFHIQIYKSELRSYRELPMRLAEFGTVYRYEQSGELGGLTRVRGFTVDDSHLFVTPEQLDSEFLNVVDLILSVFKSLQLKNFKARLSFRDPTSDKYIGSDEAWDKAEGAIRRAVEQLGMDYFEGIGEAAFYGPKLDFIFSDALEREWQLGTVQVDYNLPERFDLEYVAEDGSRKRPVMIHRAPFGSLERLIGILIEEYAGDFPLWLAPVQIRLLPVGDVQLDFTKEVAAKMVALGIRAEVDLSGDRLGKLIRNAEKDKIPVMAVVGAKEVEANSLSIRTRASGELGVITVDEVAGKITEAITNFSNF comes from the coding sequence ATGTCGCCAAATCAAGAAACCCAACCAGCCGAAAAAATCTATTTACCCCGTACCAGCGAATCAGAAACATTAAAAAAGATTCGTCACACAGCTTCGCATATCATGGCAATGGCAGTGCAAAAGCTGTTTCCTAAAGCGCAAGTTACAATTGGACCTTGGATTGAAAATGGGTTTTATTATGACTTTGATAGTCCAGAACCCTTTAGCGATAAGGATTTGAAAACCATTCAAAAAGAAATGGTGAAGATTATTAATCGCAAATTGCCATTAGTTCGGGAAGAAGTTAGTAGAGAAGAAGCACAAAGCCGCATTGAAGCTATTAAAGAACCCTATAAGCTGGAAATTCTCGGAGATATTAAAGAAGAACCCATCACAATTTACCATTTAGGAGATCTATGGTGGGATTTGTGCGCTGGTCCCCACCTCGAAAATACTAGCGAAATTAATCCCAAAGCTATAGAATTAGAAAGCGTCGCTGGTGCTTATTGGCGGGGCAATGAGAATAATGCCCAATTACAGCGCATTTATGCCACTGCTTGGGAAACTCCCGAACAACTTGCAGAGTATAAACGCCGGAAAGAAGAAGCCCTGCGCCGTGACCATCGTAAACTAGGGAAAGAACTAGGATTGTTTATCTTTTCTGATTTAGTCGGTCCTGGTTTACCTTTGTGGACTCCTAAAGGGACTTTACTCAAAACGATTTTAGAAGACTTCCTCAAAAAAGAACAATTAAAACGGGGTTATTTACCTGTATCTACTCCTCACATTGCCAGAGTTGATTTGTTTAAAACATCTGGACACTGGCAGAAATACAAGGAAGATATGTTTCCTTTAATGGCTGAAGATGAGGAAGCAAGAGCCATAGAACAGGGTTTTGTCCTCAAGCCAATGAACTGTCCTTTCCATATCCAAATATACAAGAGTGAATTACGCTCTTATCGGGAATTACCGATGCGTTTGGCAGAATTTGGCACAGTTTACCGTTATGAACAATCGGGAGAATTGGGTGGTTTAACCAGAGTGCGCGGTTTTACTGTTGATGATTCTCACTTGTTTGTGACTCCTGAACAGCTAGACAGTGAATTTCTCAATGTTGTAGATTTGATTTTGAGCGTTTTCAAAAGTCTGCAATTAAAGAATTTTAAAGCTAGACTCAGTTTCCGTGATCCTACCAGTGATAAGTATATTGGTTCCGATGAAGCTTGGGATAAAGCTGAGGGGGCGATTCGTCGCGCTGTGGAACAGTTGGGAATGGATTATTTTGAAGGGATTGGGGAAGCGGCTTTTTATGGACCAAAGCTTGATTTTATCTTCAGTGATGCTTTAGAACGGGAATGGCAATTGGGAACTGTCCAGGTAGATTATAATTTGCCGGAACGTTTTGATTTAGAATACGTGGCTGAAGATGGTTCGCGCAAACGTCCGGTAATGATTCACCGCGCCCCTTTTGGATCTTTAGAACGGTTAATTGGGATTTTAATTGAAGAGTATGCGGGTGATTTTCCGTTATGGTTAGCACCTGTGCAAATTAGGCTTTTACCTGTCGGTGATGTTCAGTTAGATTTTACCAAAGAGGTGGCAGCAAAGATGGTGGCGTTGGGTATTCGGGCGGAAGTTGATTTAAGTGGCGATCGCTTGGGTAAGTTGATTCGCAACGCCGAAAAGGATAAAATACCTGTAATGGCCGTGGTTGGTGCCAAGGAAGTGGAAGCCAATAGTTTGAGTATTCGTACCCGTGCTTCTGGGGAATTGGGAGTAATCACCGTAGATGAAGTTGCGGGTAAAATTACAGAAGCGATTACTAACTTTAGTAACTTCTAA
- a CDS encoding NAD(P)H-quinone oxidoreductase subunit 4, which translates to MIADQFPWLTAIVLFPLLASFLIPVLPDKDGKLVRWYALGVGIADFVLMCYAFWKHYDASNTSFQLVENYAWMPQIGLHWAVSVDGISAPLVLLAGFVTTLAIFSAWQVDRRPKLFYFLMLVLYSAQVGVFVAQDLLLFFIMWEVELIPVYLLVCIWGGQRRRYAATKFLLYTAAASIFILVAALGLGFNGGGNVTFDVAELAQKQYPLTLQLLLYAGLLIAFGVKLAIFPFHTWLPDAHGEASSPVSMILAGVLLKMGGYGLIRLNLDLLADAHVYFAPVLAILGVVNIIYGALNSFAQTNMKRRLANSSISHMGFVLLGIASFTDLGINGAMLQMISHGLIASVLFFLAGVTYDRSRTMVMAEMGGIGQAMPKVFALFTMGAMASLALPGMSGFVSELAIFIGITTSDVYTSTFCTVTVFLAAVGVILTPIYLLSMLRQVFYGSGAALMCDINNVGFENLEDEGTACFGTDCLLPGETLYTDARPREVFIATCFLVLIIGIGFYPKVAMQMYDAKTVAINTHVRQSYTIISQTNPRVYASGFLNPQIPATELTPVLGTLK; encoded by the coding sequence ATGATAGCGGATCAATTTCCTTGGCTTACCGCAATTGTCCTATTTCCCCTCCTGGCATCCTTTCTTATCCCTGTATTGCCTGATAAAGATGGCAAACTTGTCCGTTGGTATGCACTGGGCGTAGGTATTGCCGACTTTGTTTTGATGTGTTACGCCTTTTGGAAGCATTACGATGCCAGTAATACCAGTTTTCAACTCGTAGAAAATTATGCCTGGATGCCCCAGATAGGACTCCACTGGGCAGTTTCCGTTGATGGCATTTCCGCACCGTTGGTACTTTTAGCGGGCTTTGTTACCACATTGGCGATTTTTTCAGCTTGGCAAGTTGACCGCAGACCAAAGCTTTTCTATTTTCTCATGCTTGTGTTGTATTCTGCACAGGTTGGGGTATTTGTCGCCCAAGACTTACTGTTATTTTTCATCATGTGGGAAGTTGAACTAATTCCCGTATATTTACTAGTTTGTATTTGGGGTGGACAACGGCGACGCTACGCAGCTACAAAATTTTTACTTTATACCGCAGCAGCTTCTATATTTATCTTGGTAGCAGCCCTAGGATTGGGCTTCAATGGTGGCGGAAATGTCACTTTTGATGTTGCAGAACTGGCACAAAAACAATATCCCCTCACGCTGCAACTGTTACTATATGCAGGTTTGTTAATTGCCTTCGGCGTAAAATTGGCAATTTTCCCCTTCCATACTTGGCTACCTGATGCCCACGGTGAAGCATCTTCTCCCGTATCTATGATTTTGGCGGGCGTGTTGTTGAAAATGGGTGGATATGGACTAATTCGCCTGAATCTTGACCTGCTTGCCGATGCTCATGTTTACTTTGCCCCGGTTTTGGCTATTCTCGGTGTTGTCAATATTATCTATGGTGCTTTAAATTCTTTTGCCCAAACGAATATGAAACGGCGTTTGGCTAATTCATCAATTTCCCACATGGGTTTTGTATTACTAGGAATTGCATCTTTCACCGATTTGGGCATCAACGGCGCAATGTTGCAAATGATCTCCCATGGCTTAATTGCTTCCGTGTTGTTCTTTTTGGCTGGTGTAACTTATGACCGTTCCCGCACAATGGTAATGGCAGAAATGGGCGGTATTGGTCAAGCCATGCCAAAAGTATTTGCGCTCTTTACAATGGGAGCAATGGCATCTTTGGCGTTACCAGGAATGAGTGGCTTTGTGAGTGAACTGGCGATTTTTATCGGCATCACAACTAGCGATGTTTACACTTCCACATTCTGCACTGTCACGGTTTTTCTAGCCGCTGTGGGAGTTATTCTCACACCTATTTATCTACTTTCTATGCTGCGTCAAGTATTTTACGGTTCTGGAGCAGCCCTGATGTGCGATATTAACAATGTCGGCTTTGAAAATCTCGAAGATGAAGGAACGGCTTGTTTTGGTACAGATTGTCTCCTCCCTGGGGAAACTTTATATACTGATGCCAGACCCCGTGAAGTGTTTATTGCCACCTGTTTTCTGGTGTTGATTATTGGCATTGGTTTCTATCCGAAAGTGGCTATGCAGATGTATGACGCGAAAACTGTAGCTATCAATACTCATGTTCGCCAATCTTATACGATCATTTCCCAAACTAATCCTCGTGTTTATGCCAGTGGATTCTTAAATCCGCAAATTCCAGCAACCGAGTTAACACCTGTCTTGGGAACATTAAAATAG
- a CDS encoding BolA family transcriptional regulator yields the protein MISPQQVEEMIKAGLPDAQVQVQDLTGGGDHYQVTVVSSQFADKRLVQQHQLVYGALQQALSSEAIHALALKTYSPADWQAAN from the coding sequence ATGATAAGTCCGCAGCAAGTCGAGGAAATGATCAAGGCAGGGCTGCCAGATGCCCAAGTGCAAGTACAAGACTTGACAGGTGGTGGTGATCACTATCAGGTAACAGTAGTTTCATCGCAGTTTGCAGATAAAAGACTGGTGCAACAACACCAACTAGTTTATGGCGCATTGCAACAAGCCCTGTCAAGCGAAGCCATTCATGCTTTAGCTCTTAAAACCTACAGTCCCGCAGATTGGCAAGCAGCAAACTAA
- the grxD gene encoding Grx4 family monothiol glutaredoxin has protein sequence MTPETKAKIDNLVQQNKIMVFMKGNKLMPQCGFSNNVVQILNTLGVPFETLDVLADSEVRQGIKEYSNWPTIPQVYVNGEFLGGSDILIEMYNKGELQETVEVALAS, from the coding sequence ATGACCCCAGAAACCAAAGCAAAAATTGATAACTTAGTACAACAAAACAAAATTATGGTTTTCATGAAGGGCAACAAATTAATGCCCCAATGTGGTTTCTCTAATAATGTCGTGCAAATTCTCAATACCTTGGGAGTTCCCTTTGAAACCCTAGACGTACTTGCAGATTCTGAAGTTCGTCAAGGCATCAAAGAATATTCCAACTGGCCAACAATTCCCCAAGTATACGTTAATGGTGAATTCCTGGGCGGTTCTGATATTCTGATTGAAATGTACAACAAAGGTGAATTACAAGAAACAGTAGAAGTAGCTCTAGCTTCTTAA
- a CDS encoding AAA family ATPase has protein sequence MNNKTKIEDCGYTFIGSAVDNVVRHFEGQSSLQLYPDFRERRERANELLFELVGKQPGLFYIRRQGTGKEPGEEIWELIIATDQDNFQLPKRLKKLEKTLGFKAAIRQDGYGGFKILSAYLLHELRGNIDGYALPYWLRLIPNNQHRLDIPKPLLAKIKNMPICGNHVPTEDQLKAWKAFLKVEERIAKSRQFCVSFRIYHNGSNSRQIALEVKVNSATLNGSDENILGIENFWERVRKAKNQEVKFLDSVPTDRNRRNSRQLGTIEKIDQKNNLIHVRLEREIIEYIAKGNYQLPNKGYLFFDAAGDIKQIERKEKALEQLKQGRTQNPYLGNFLFDASQARPIIKRIKLQSKDLLLSTANAGQKAAVEKVLSAEDLVLIQGPPGTGKTTVIAEICYQVALRGGRTLITSQANLAVDNALSRLVHNPVIRAIRKGRAEKVGEEGQPFLEDQVIGTWLQNTATDCENNLSQRHENIKILNQLLPLSSRFTDYFLAEAEVNHQQNELKNEKLNLEASYQKQELEYNQTLVNKNEIASLITGLENILKNPTNIDWESSEINNFLPQIKPYTENNQQVEDFRENVRQAIKCIEELGFVRPGFGAFGLAVWLQENITTHISQFKPGLKDANDVGLAISEVAKLVYICQQHSVSLEKLETDHQNSHDQNDLQSTIQIWENRKREIDYIVEAIVEWKSTAYNNLYQALKECQESDFELTESMVGLPLGLLMFAKTLKLTIVPKNYQISLPDWGVLTKAISYEIAGNFTDRKGKKHDFSYFLQESFSQIPIVLSKIDQIQWQTTYQKLQNYQLLHPKQRKLLVENTQVFLIRLEKTYGKSFEWNNIEATLTRITQELLDIILVYARQCVLRLKTEAEQQLEILQEQFQELPQNTISSEEISEAKSQVKKTKEAANLKLAEVINKLQALHKQQNIPLPLRILAEKYLTRQANIWEKPREFCQQVKFWENRINEIEPLISSLAPFTILETIKDSLNQEFTNSQAEADIYQQQVAELRIIISDLEQQLQLQLSDSLIRERNWWQSIWQTIPDKLKPELSNDNLCDPDSLVSIQNKFKSWKRQLKSEENYLHKYQNFVQDWVAKLRQPSERDSQDLRRIYLDNANVVGITCVQAANYNFSEEFQSFDVVIIDEVSKCTPPELLIPALKGKKLVMVGDHRQLPPMLDTSTVEEVAKAMGNTREELQFLEESLFKSQFETADKSIKKMLNTQYRMHPMIMGAINQFYHGKLECGILEPDTKRAHNLAGEVIQSDHHLCWVKMPRENEFQEERNGTSFFNTKEIDVIESICQQFETVWVHKVANGEPKKEIAVITFYGAQLRKIDERLQSELFPSLQIRTGTVDRFQGMERPVVIVSMVRNNQQGDVGFANKPERVNVAFSRAQELLVIVGCHDLFTAKPGTVGNMYSQVANTVNDHGGFIDVSCFCS, from the coding sequence ATGAATAATAAAACAAAGATAGAAGATTGTGGTTATACGTTTATAGGTTCAGCCGTTGATAATGTAGTTCGCCATTTTGAAGGCCAATCATCTCTACAATTATATCCTGACTTTCGAGAACGGCGAGAACGTGCTAATGAATTATTATTTGAGTTAGTTGGTAAACAACCTGGCTTATTTTATATTCGTCGTCAAGGAACTGGAAAAGAACCAGGAGAAGAAATTTGGGAGTTAATTATTGCCACAGACCAAGATAACTTTCAACTACCAAAAAGATTAAAAAAATTAGAAAAAACTTTAGGATTTAAAGCTGCTATTCGTCAAGATGGATATGGCGGATTTAAAATTTTATCAGCTTATTTACTACATGAATTGCGGGGAAATATTGACGGCTATGCTTTACCTTATTGGTTGCGGTTAATCCCCAATAATCAACATCGTCTAGATATTCCCAAACCATTATTGGCAAAAATTAAAAATATGCCAATTTGCGGAAATCATGTCCCCACAGAAGATCAACTTAAAGCCTGGAAAGCATTTTTAAAAGTTGAAGAACGCATTGCTAAATCACGGCAATTTTGTGTATCTTTCCGAATTTATCATAATGGCTCAAATTCTCGACAAATCGCTTTAGAAGTTAAAGTTAATTCAGCTACCCTTAACGGTTCTGACGAAAATATTTTAGGGATAGAGAACTTTTGGGAACGGGTAAGAAAAGCCAAAAATCAAGAAGTTAAATTTTTAGATTCTGTACCCACAGACAGAAATCGTCGTAACAGTCGTCAATTAGGAACTATTGAAAAAATTGATCAAAAAAATAATTTGATTCATGTTCGATTAGAACGGGAAATAATCGAATATATAGCCAAAGGTAATTATCAACTTCCCAATAAAGGCTATTTATTTTTTGATGCTGCTGGAGATATCAAACAAATTGAACGGAAAGAAAAAGCCTTAGAACAATTAAAACAAGGACGCACTCAAAATCCCTATTTAGGTAACTTTCTATTTGACGCTTCCCAAGCCAGACCGATTATCAAAAGGATTAAACTTCAATCAAAAGACTTATTATTATCTACCGCTAATGCTGGACAAAAAGCCGCAGTGGAAAAAGTCCTTTCCGCAGAGGATTTAGTGCTGATTCAAGGACCTCCAGGTACAGGTAAAACTACCGTAATTGCAGAGATTTGCTATCAGGTAGCATTGCGCGGTGGACGAACATTAATTACATCTCAAGCCAATTTAGCAGTTGATAACGCCCTCAGTCGCTTAGTTCACAATCCCGTTATTCGCGCTATCAGAAAAGGACGAGCCGAAAAAGTGGGAGAGGAAGGACAACCATTTTTAGAAGATCAAGTAATTGGTACATGGCTACAAAATACCGCGACTGACTGCGAAAATAATCTCAGTCAACGTCACGAAAATATTAAAATCTTAAATCAATTATTACCATTATCATCACGATTTACAGACTATTTTCTCGCGGAGGCAGAAGTAAATCACCAACAGAATGAACTCAAGAATGAAAAACTAAATTTAGAAGCATCTTATCAAAAACAAGAACTTGAATATAATCAAACTTTAGTAAATAAAAATGAAATTGCATCCTTAATTACTGGGTTAGAAAATATTCTCAAAAATCCCACTAATATAGATTGGGAATCTTCAGAAATTAACAATTTTTTACCACAAATTAAACCTTATACAGAAAATAACCAACAAGTAGAGGATTTTCGGGAAAATGTGCGTCAAGCTATTAAATGTATTGAGGAACTTGGTTTTGTCCGTCCGGGATTTGGTGCATTTGGGTTAGCAGTTTGGTTACAGGAAAATATCACAACTCATATTTCTCAATTTAAACCAGGATTAAAGGATGCTAATGATGTTGGTTTAGCTATTTCAGAAGTAGCAAAATTAGTTTATATTTGTCAACAGCATTCTGTATCTTTGGAGAAATTAGAAACAGATCATCAAAATTCTCATGACCAAAACGATTTACAGTCAACAATTCAAATTTGGGAAAATCGCAAACGAGAAATTGATTATATTGTTGAAGCCATTGTCGAATGGAAATCTACAGCTTACAATAACTTGTATCAAGCATTGAAAGAATGTCAAGAATCTGATTTTGAATTAACAGAAAGTATGGTGGGTTTACCATTAGGTCTATTAATGTTTGCTAAGACATTAAAATTAACTATTGTTCCTAAAAATTATCAAATCAGTTTACCAGATTGGGGAGTATTAACAAAAGCCATATCTTATGAAATAGCGGGTAACTTTACTGATAGAAAAGGGAAAAAACATGATTTTAGTTATTTTTTACAAGAAAGTTTTAGTCAAATTCCTATAGTATTATCAAAAATTGATCAAATTCAATGGCAAACAACCTATCAAAAACTCCAAAATTATCAACTCCTGCACCCAAAACAGCGAAAATTGCTAGTTGAAAATACTCAAGTCTTTTTAATTAGATTAGAAAAAACTTATGGTAAATCCTTTGAATGGAATAATATTGAAGCTACTCTTACCCGCATTACCCAAGAATTACTAGATATTATCTTAGTTTATGCCCGTCAATGTGTTTTAAGACTTAAAACTGAAGCTGAACAACAATTAGAAATTTTACAAGAACAATTTCAAGAACTTCCGCAAAATACAATTTCTTCAGAAGAAATATCTGAAGCTAAATCTCAGGTAAAGAAAACTAAAGAAGCTGCTAATTTAAAATTAGCAGAAGTTATTAATAAATTACAAGCACTTCATAAACAGCAAAATATCCCGCTGCCATTACGGATTTTAGCAGAAAAATATCTAACTAGACAAGCAAATATTTGGGAAAAACCCCGGGAATTTTGTCAACAAGTCAAGTTTTGGGAAAATCGCATCAATGAAATAGAACCTCTAATTTCATCATTAGCACCTTTTACTATTTTAGAAACAATTAAAGACTCTTTAAATCAGGAGTTTACAAATTCACAAGCAGAAGCTGATATTTATCAACAACAAGTTGCAGAATTACGAATCATAATATCTGATTTAGAACAGCAATTACAATTACAGTTATCAGATAGTTTGATTAGAGAACGGAATTGGTGGCAATCCATTTGGCAAACTATACCAGATAAATTAAAACCAGAATTATCTAATGATAATTTATGTGACCCAGACTCTTTAGTCAGTATTCAAAATAAATTTAAGTCATGGAAACGACAGCTAAAAAGTGAAGAAAATTATCTGCACAAATATCAAAATTTTGTGCAAGATTGGGTTGCAAAACTCCGTCAACCGTCAGAACGAGATAGTCAAGATCTCAGACGAATTTATTTAGATAATGCTAATGTAGTGGGGATTACTTGTGTTCAAGCTGCTAATTATAATTTCTCAGAAGAATTTCAATCTTTTGATGTTGTGATTATTGATGAAGTTAGTAAATGCACTCCTCCAGAGTTACTAATTCCGGCGTTGAAAGGTAAAAAATTAGTCATGGTAGGAGATCATCGGCAATTACCACCCATGCTTGATACTAGCACTGTGGAAGAAGTTGCTAAAGCAATGGGTAATACTAGAGAAGAATTGCAATTTTTAGAAGAATCATTATTTAAAAGTCAGTTTGAAACCGCTGATAAAAGCATTAAAAAAATGCTAAATACTCAATATCGAATGCACCCGATGATTATGGGTGCAATTAATCAATTTTATCATGGTAAATTGGAATGTGGGATTTTAGAACCTGATACCAAACGCGCTCATAATTTAGCAGGGGAAGTTATTCAATCTGATCATCATCTATGCTGGGTGAAAATGCCTAGAGAAAATGAGTTTCAAGAAGAACGAAATGGAACTTCATTTTTTAATACTAAAGAAATTGATGTGATTGAAAGTATTTGTCAGCAATTTGAAACTGTTTGGGTTCATAAAGTTGCGAATGGAGAACCAAAAAAAGAAATAGCTGTAATTACATTTTATGGCGCTCAATTAAGAAAAATTGATGAACGCTTACAATCTGAACTTTTTCCTTCTTTACAAATTAGAACGGGTACAGTTGACAGATTTCAAGGTATGGAAAGACCAGTGGTAATTGTGAGTATGGTAAGAAATAATCAACAAGGAGATGTGGGATTTGCCAATAAACCAGAACGGGTAAATGTGGCTTTTTCTCGCGCTCAAGAATTACTGGTAATTGTCGGTTGTCACGATTTATTTACAGCTAAACCCGGTACAGTAGGTAATATGTATTCTCAAGTTGCAAATACTGTTAATGATCATGGAGGGTTTATTGATGTTTCCTGCTTCTGTAGTTAA
- a CDS encoding response regulator transcription factor: MGSVCIEIVEGNPHLRSLLGWHLQQLEYRVHQAASIYQAKEVFLGHQPTLVILDADLSDGDGVEFCRWLHRQQQPLILMLSARTNEADIVAGLKAGADDYLSKPFGMQEFLARVEAIIRRNRTPTAPAHLDYGSLQIDLVQRRVRFQGEFIDLTPQEFSLLYVLAQAGGMPLSRSELLRRAWPDAIDNPRTIDTHVLSLRKKVELDPRQPSLIQTIRNVGYRFNMEILNTNIPQTPAKLPRERFTNQLPVLTTQSS, encoded by the coding sequence GTGGGTTCGGTTTGTATAGAAATTGTTGAGGGGAATCCCCATCTGAGGTCCTTGTTGGGTTGGCACTTGCAACAACTAGAATACCGAGTTCATCAAGCTGCCAGTATTTATCAAGCAAAAGAAGTATTTTTGGGACATCAACCCACTCTAGTCATTCTAGATGCGGATTTATCAGATGGTGATGGTGTGGAGTTTTGTCGCTGGTTGCATCGTCAACAACAGCCTCTAATTCTCATGTTATCTGCTCGAACTAATGAAGCTGATATTGTTGCGGGCTTAAAAGCGGGAGCAGATGACTATTTAAGCAAACCTTTTGGAATGCAAGAATTTTTGGCTCGGGTTGAGGCAATTATTCGCCGTAACCGGACACCGACCGCACCGGCTCATTTAGATTATGGTAGTTTGCAAATTGATTTAGTCCAGCGTCGTGTTCGTTTCCAAGGGGAGTTTATTGACTTAACACCCCAGGAATTCAGTTTATTGTATGTCTTGGCACAAGCTGGAGGAATGCCTTTAAGTAGATCGGAATTATTACGTCGTGCTTGGCCTGACGCTATTGATAACCCACGCACCATTGATACTCATGTTTTATCGCTGCGGAAGAAGGTGGAACTTGATCCGCGTCAACCCAGCTTAATCCAAACTATTCGCAATGTTGGATACCGATTTAACATGGAAATTTTGAACACCAATATTCCGCAAACGCCAGCAAAATTACCAAGAGAGAGATTTACTAATCAGTTACCTGTATTGACTACTCAAAGTTCTTAG
- a CDS encoding ATP-binding cassette domain-containing protein, whose protein sequence is MLRLESVNFYRRLQHQHQYPILQDISFNVSPGDRLVIVGESGAGKTSLLRLINRLNEPSSGKIYLKNQEYRQIPVIQLRQQVMLVQQESKLLGMTVAQALAYPLILRGLPQPIIQEKVSYWQEQLQIPEQWLGRTEVQLSSGQKQLIAIARALVTEPQILLLDEPTSALDNATSGPLMDILTNLNQPPSSAILMVNRQIDLAQEFCTHLLHLQQGQLVINQPAAEIDWGNLAASLTQAETQAVAEWT, encoded by the coding sequence ATGCTCAGGCTAGAATCTGTTAATTTTTATCGGCGGTTACAGCATCAACACCAATACCCGATTCTACAGGATATTTCCTTTAATGTGTCACCTGGCGATCGCTTGGTAATTGTCGGTGAATCTGGTGCTGGTAAAACTTCTTTGTTACGTCTCATTAACCGCTTAAATGAACCCAGCAGCGGAAAAATCTATCTGAAAAATCAGGAATATCGCCAAATTCCCGTTATCCAACTCCGTCAACAGGTGATGCTGGTACAACAAGAATCTAAACTATTGGGGATGACAGTTGCACAGGCTTTAGCTTATCCTTTAATTCTCCGGGGTCTACCGCAGCCAATTATTCAGGAAAAAGTCAGTTATTGGCAAGAACAACTCCAAATTCCTGAACAATGGTTAGGACGGACTGAAGTACAACTTTCCAGCGGACAAAAACAGTTAATTGCGATCGCTCGCGCCCTAGTTACCGAACCCCAGATTTTACTCTTAGATGAGCCTACATCAGCCTTAGACAATGCCACATCTGGTCCTTTAATGGACATCCTCACCAACCTAAATCAACCCCCTTCCTCGGCGATTTTGATGGTAAATCGTCAAATTGATCTAGCACAAGAGTTTTGTACTCACCTCTTACATCTTCAGCAAGGTCAATTAGTTATCAATCAACCTGCCGCTGAAATAGATTGGGGTAACTTAGCAGCCAGTTTAACTCAAGCGGAAACTCAAGCAGTAGCAGAATGGACTTAA